One genomic window of Tachypleus tridentatus isolate NWPU-2018 chromosome 12, ASM421037v1, whole genome shotgun sequence includes the following:
- the LOC143233406 gene encoding leucine-rich repeat-containing protein 58-like, giving the protein MTYDPPSLLELSARCIKITRVTYRKSDLPANLFNYLALAQRCVNPKCKGVYFDARIEHIKFVDFCGKYRLPLLQYLCSPSCTSRPTYVSSSSSSEAEVSDDDEQVAASKLKRVLLG; this is encoded by the exons ATGACTTATGATCCACCATCTCTCTTGGAACTCTCAGCTCGTTGTATTAAGATCACCCGTGTAACGTATAGAAAAAGTGATCTCCCAGCAAATTTGTTTAACTACTTGGCTTTGGCTCAGAGGTGTGTCAACCCAAAGTGCAAAG GTGTTTATTTTGATGCCAGAATTGAACATATTAAGTTTGTGGATTTTTGTGGTAAATATCGCCTGCCTCTTCTACAATATCTGTGTTCACCATCCTGTACCAGTCGGCCAACTTATGTTTCTTCTTCTAGCAGTTCTGAGGCCGAAGTTTCTGATGATGATGAGCAGGTAGCTGCTAGCAAACTGAAACGTGTTCTTCTGGGGTGA